AAGTGAGCGAAGTTTGAGCTGATATTTGAAAATTAAGAACGGGTCCATTATTACCTTTCGTTTTGCATGGGTAGCATCGTATATCTCCTGAGCTGTAGGGGGTCTTTTAAGCTTAGCTTCTAACTGCAAACGAGGGTTCACTCTATTAGTTGTACATAACATATGGAATACTTACCAATTGTTGAACTACACAAAAAACTTACCTCTTTAGCATATTTCACATGTGCTTTGCAGCCGCTGCTTTGTTGAACTGTTTGTTTAGACTTGCTTGCTTTAGCCTTGGCGCATTTTTCCTAAAACAAATAAATACAATATATGTTAACTTTTTCGATCACGCATACAAGCTTTCAAAAATGCTCAACTATTTCAAAGCTTACCTCTTGGTGAGGATTTTGCCAGTACTCAACCAACGGTCCCCACTGGCTCTCAACAACATCCTCGGGCCGATGAGCAAGACGTTCTTCCTGAGTTTTGTACTTGTAGAATCCATCTTTTTTTAcaaaatgtttgtgattcctccacCTATCATTCAGCTTAGCTCTAATCCAATCATCCAGATCATCCGGGTAATCAAATACTTTCTGACAACAAAAAACATAACAATCATTAAGTAATAATTCTGAAACACTCAGATGCTAAACAATCTTTACAAATTTTGGTTTACCTTGACTTCCAGTATAGCGTTTAGAACAGAAACAGCTGGCATCTGAGTCCAATGAGATACTGTCAATGGAAATCTGTTGCCATCTTTAGCTAGGTGGCTAATGTAAGTAGCCAAGGAAGTAGAGTTGGGTCCAACAGGTGAATTAAGCCAAGATTGAACTTGAAGTCTCTGTCCTGGTTGTAGAGTATCCAAAAACTTCAATCCTCTAATTTTGTTTGCTCGTTGGTTTCCATCCGCCATCCTACCGTACATAAAATCAATTGTATGTGTTAATCGCTAGCACAAAATAAGACATCAAGTGACCATGCAGTCAAAAATTTATTAACACAGACAACCTGAAATGTGATTGGATCACTTACTAACTTATTCTAAGTTCAATTcactattaaaaaaaatcttcaaatttAGAGGGGCTGAGGGGGGTAGTATACCTTGACAGCTTTTTGATAGGAGTACTGTCAGATCCATAACCTTCAAGGGATTCATCTGACTCAGCTTGCATGTTATCCTCACTGTCTTCTGTAACACTTTCCTGGATAACAGGAATAAGACTGGTTGGAGTAGAATTAGATCTTGAGCGAAGCCGGTACTCATGTTTATTAGTAAAAACTGTGTTTCTTTCCCGAGAACCAGACAGTTTTGCACTCATCTTCATTTCCTTTGACGAAGAAACAGGAGTCTGTGTAAAGTGTACAAAAAGAATCAAATCTCATGAAACTCAAAGGGCTATGAGAGGCATAGACGGGAGACGACTGCCAGATATGTAAGTAGTAGTGTGCAGAGTTAGCAAGCATTCCCAGATGAATAGGTCCTTCTGTAGGAAAAGACACATAGAAAGAGCAATCAaggaaatgaaaaacaaaatccaAGTACCATAAAATCCTGTCCCGCATGTTGCACGATAGCATCATTTTTTCTGGTTGAAGAGTCCTCAGAGACTTGTTGACTTGGTTTTTGTTCAAAGGCCACCTTTTGCTTCTACAGACATATCATTTCTGTAATTAAATAAACTGCAAACTGATATATGTAAAACTTTCAAATTTAGAAATTCAGAAATAGAAAAAAcagtatcagaaaaaaaaaattagtattaTAGACAATCTGCCACCAAACAGGGCCATCGGACATCTCAACATGTCTATTTGTTACCTTTCGCTTTGCATGGGTAGCATCGTATATCTCCTGAGCTGTAGGGGGTCTTTTAAGCTTAGCTTCCAACTGTAAGCGAGGGTTCACGCTATCAGTTGACAGTTGTATATAACATATGAAACCATACCAATTGATGGATTACACATAGAACTTACCTCTGCTGCATATTTCACATGTGATTTGGAGCCGGTACTTTGGTGAACCGTTTGTCTAGACTTGATTTCTCTCATCATAGCACTTCTCTCCTGAACAATTAAATACAGTTTATATCAACCTTTTCATTCACATACAAGCTTTTAAGAATGCTTAATTATTTTAAAGCTTACTTCTTGTTTAGGATTTTGCCAATACTCAACCAAAGGTCCCCACTGGCTCTCAACAACATCCTTGGGTCGATTAGCAAGACGTTCTTCCTGAGTAGTGTACTTATAGAATCCTTCTTTTTTTACAGCATGTTTGTGATACTTCCACCTATCATTCAGCTTAGCTCTAAGCCAATCATCCAGATCATCCGGGTAATCAAATACTTTCTGACAACAAAAAACATAACAACCATCAAGTAAAATTCTGGAACACTCAGATGCCAAACACTCTTTATAGATTTTGGTTTACCTTGATTTCCAGTATAGCGTTCAGAACAAAAACAGCTGGCATCTGAGTCCAATGTGATATTGTCAATGGAAATCTGTCGCCATCTTTAGCTAGGTGGCTAATGTATGTAGCCAAGGAAGTAGAGTTTGGTCCAACAGGTGAATTAAGCCAAGATTCAACTTTAAGTCTCTGTCCTGATCGTAGAGTATCCAAAAACTTCAACCCTCTAATTTTTCTTGATCGTTGGTTTCCATCCGCCATCCTACCGTACAGAAAATCAATTGTATGTGTTAATACCCAGTACAATATAATACACCAAGGCGATCGTGCAGTCAAAAACATTATTAACACAGACATAACCTGAAATGTGATTGGATCACTTACTAACTTATTTGAAGTTCAATtcactatcaaaaaaaaaactttaaatcTAGAGGGGCTGAGGAGGGGAGTATACCTTGACAGTTTTGTGATAGGAGTACTATCAGATCCAAAACCTTCAAGGGATTCATCTGACTCAGCTTGCATGCTATCCGCACTGTCTTCTGTAACAGATTCCTGGATAACGGGAATAAGACTGGTTGGAATAGAATTAGATCTTGAGCGAAGCCGATACTCATGTTTATCTGTAGAAACTGTGTTTCTTTCCCGAGAACCAGATAGTTTTGCACTCATCTTCATTTCCTTTGGCGAAGAAATAGGAGTCTATATAAAATGTACAAAAAGAATCAAACCTCATGAAACTCTAAGGGCTATGAAAGAGGCATAGACGGGAGACGACTGCCAAATATGTAAATAGTAGTGTACAGAGTTAGCAAGCATTCCCAGATGAATAGGTTCTTTTGTAGAAACAGCAATCAaggaaatgaaaaacaaaatccaAGGGGAAGAAGATACCATAAAATCCGGATCCGCACATTGCAAGATTGCATCGTTTTGTCTGGATGAAGAGTTCTCAGAGGTTTGTTGGCTTGGTTTTTGTTCAAAGGCCACCATTTGCTTCTACAGATATATCATTTTATTAATTAAATGAACTGCAAACTGATATATGTAAAACTTTCATAATTTGAAATTTAGAAATGAAAAAAACAGATTCACAAATAAATTTTAGTATTATATACAATCTGTCACCAAACAGGGCCATCAGACATCTCAACATGTCCATTTGTTACCTTTCTCTTCGCATGGGTAGCATTGTATATCTCCTGAGCTGTAGGGGGTCTTTTAAGCTTAGCTTCTAACTGTAAACGAGGGTTCATGCTATCAGTTGACAGTTGTATATAACATATGAAAACCTTACCAATTGATGGATTACACATAGAACTTACCTCTGCTGCATATTTCACATGTGATTTGGAGCCAGTACTTTGGTGAACCGTTTGTTTAGACTTGATTTCTCTCATCATAGCACTTAATGCCTAAACAATTGAATACAatttatattaatcttttgattcAAACAAACAAGATTTAAAGAATGCTCAATTATTTTACAGCTTACTTCTTGTTTAGGATTTTGCCAATACTCAACCAACGGTCCCCACTGGCTCTCAACAACATCCTTGGGTCGATTAGCAAGACGTTCTTCCTGGGTAGTGTACTTATAGAATCCTTCTTTTTTTACAGCATGTTTGTGATACTTCCACCTATCTTGCAGCTTAGCTCTAATCCAACCATTCAGATCATCCGGGCAGTCAAATACTTTCTGACAACAAAAACATAACAATCAGGTAATAGTAATCCGGGAACACTCAAACGCTAAACAATCTTTACAACTTATGGTTTACCTTAACTTCCACCATAGCTTTCAGAACGGATGCAGCCGGCATCTGAGTCCAATGTTGTATTGTCAATGGTAAGTTGTTGCCGTCTTTAGCTAGGTGGCTAATGTATGTAGACATGTAACTAGAGCTTGGTCCTACTGGTTGATTAAGCCAAGATTCAACTTGAAACCTCTCTCCTGGCCTTAGATTATCCAGAAACTTCAATGTCGTCGGTCCTCTAACTTTTCTAGCTGATTGGCCGTCTTCACATCCATCCCCCATCTTACCATACATAAAATCAATCATACATGTTAATTTCCAGAACAATTGACCTATAAATGCTCTAATATACGACACCGAGGTGGCCATCCTGCAATGAAGAACCACAGTATTGACTGACAtaataaaaccctaacttttaagGGAAAAAGATTGGAGCTATTTTACAATCACATATCAAATACTACTAACTTATCATAAGTTCAATTCAGATATTAAACCCTAACTATTAAGAAATGGGGATTTCTCCTAAACTGCAAATCTAACAAAATTTTCACTGAAGGATAAAAGATTGAAACTATTTAACAATCACATTTCAGATACTAACTTATCATTAGTTCAATTCACatatcaaaccctaacttttaggATATAAATGGGGTTTCTGAAATTCctccaaaaaagaagaagaagaaatgtttaaGAATCTTGAAATGCAGAGGGGAAGCTTACCTGAGCAGTTACGTGATAGAAGGTGTAGTGTGAAATTTGGTGTAGCAGAGCAACTGACTGTAAAAACTTCTTCAATTTGGTGCTGGTGATGAGAGCGAAAGTGAAGAGCGAAAGTTACGGACCCAAGGGGGAAATAAAGATTTATTGAGGGGGAGGGAATTTTTGATGTTCGCGAACCAAAGATTTGTAATGGGCCGTTTGGTATGGGAACCAGTACCACACGTAAAAGTGTTTGGGGAAATTAGGtgcagacccaaaaaaaataatattctcactctcaggcccataattaattttgtataccgtgacatccataattatttatctgacacccaaaattatccaaaattattaagaattaatacataactcgttatgcatactatatttcaggcataactcgttatgcagcctaatttttcaagggtataattggcaacgcaacttggatataacatatctaaaaatccgcgccttggaattttacaaattttatattgttggaaatcttgttaagagagctacacaacgagtacaagcaacaatatcaaatttttgtttttcacgaaaaaatcggaggtgatcatcattttaggcaaaattttcgaaaacttcatacataatcactatacagccaccaaaaaagatgcataacaccttctgcagacgcataacgaattatgcaaccattttctccactgcataacaaattatgcatatgCATAACAATGTTATGCATCTATGataagttatgtagccattgtatcAGTGCGTGCataaaaaatagatgcataatgcattatgcaactattttctcgatgcataaaagattgtgccacaattttctcgatgaataatgcattatgcagccgtattttaggatgcataacaggttatgcatctattttcgcgactgcataacatgttatgcagatattattggaggtgcatgacaagttatgcagtctttgtttttgttggtttcaatagtaataaaaaaaagttgttgcataacgtcTTATGCAACCTTTTCTGGACTTCATAACAgtttatgcatctattttcgcgactgcataacatgttatgcagatattattggaggtgcatgacaagttatgcagtctttgtttttgttggtttcaatagtaataaaaaaaagttgttgcatagcGTCTTATGCAAccttttctggactgcataacaagttacgcaacaacttttgtagatgcataacaggttatgcatccgtTTTCGTAGTTGCGTAACAAATTATTTAACCATTATGACCAACACCAAACACCAATATATTCGTAGCTTCCTAACCAACAACGCTAACGCCAATGCCTCAAACTCAGCTTGTCCAACCATTATCCTCCATCCTAGCTTCCCAATTCACTACTACGAGGTTTCTAAATCCAGACCATCTGAATCCACTACTCCACCTGCAAACACCCATTATGCACATACCTATTGCAAACCAACAGCAACACCAccattcctaactcacttcactgCTCCATTCATCAATCCATTTGTTCACAGCTAAACCATGAGAGCAAACACCATTCCAATACAACATCTCATACTCACATAACTTAGTTGTACCTGCTACATCTCACAACTTCATCTCCCTACAATTCCAACCAGTTATCTCTTCTCAACACTCCTGCAACTCCAACTAATTATCTATTCTATACAACAACCAAACAATCCTACACATACATCTAAAGCCTTCAATGAATCTCATTCATctgtttcaacctatttcaagcAAGCCAAGAACTCATACCAGCTTTCACCTACTTCAATGCAGTAGCAGCTACCACCTAAACCATTGCATCACCACCTGAACAACCTACCAACACCAAAACCTCAACCAACAGCTCCAATCCACCATCTTCTTATTGTTCAGTCTCAGTCGACAAGAAAACAGTCGAACCCATAATTCATAATCCATCCAACATTCTGAATCTTCCCCAAATTCTTCAATCTATCTCCATGTTCAACAGCTACAACACCAACACAACTCAGTTCAGAAAACCAATAAATCGATCAACATCAACACATGTACACCAACAATCAAAATCACTGTATCACCAGGTTCATTTCTGCAATTCAATTTCTTCTCCAATTAAAACCTGCAATTACTCAGTTTCATCACAGATCCGATCAAATCTTCATCCCCTGATTTCTTATCTGTCAAACCCTAATCCTTGCCATCAACTCAAACCAATTTCTTCACTCGAATTTTTTAATAACACCAACCCAAATCTCGATTCAATCCACCCCTTAAATCATATACCATTTCTCAGGTATCAACAAGAACAACTCTTCTCGACTTCAAACTAAATCTTCTTCTGCAAATCAAACCCACCACAGATCTGATCCATTTGGACTCTTCAGTTCAGTCAAACCATAACTCAACCCTTCACAAATCACCATTAAGACCTTCTCTGGTTTCATCAGTTTCTCCAAATGTTTGTTTATGTGATTGATGATAGCGCCATGCCTCTTTCTCTCTCGGTTTTGATTGAATTGAAGAATACAGATCGATCCCCATCTCTTAATTCCTCCTTTTGCCTCTCTCTCTCGGTTTTGAttgaattgaagaaaaaaaatctcggaataacaatattttagaaAATCTGGGTGTGTGAGAATTTTCAccgagaaaatgggtgcgcgcctgtagttttgggagcgtgggtttcacagtagaaacatcagggagaatgggtctccctgtagttttcacaaagTGTTTTCGCTTTCAAAAGgaattttgggcatactgaaatcttactaggcatactgcataaagataaaaaaaggttgtgaaatagtaaaatcagattaccccttaacccaaagTTTTTTTAATGGTAACtttgccctttacgtattagtgttagtaatattgattagtgattaaatattttgtttagtgattaagataattttcagaattataaaggttgtttagatgattttttggatcatggttcggcgaaacaagttgaggttcggcttacatctatgagccgaatctaccaattgatgaacggttcggctcactgaatctgtttactccatgcgccgaacctataattttcaattccaacccttttactagacactagttcggctcatatgaaagtttcatagtaagccgaacaacatcctgaatagcccggaaaaaaataattactggttcggcttatattccgaaaatcgtatgagccgaacatcaatttgttattttttgggttaaaatattgttattggttcggcacatattgagaatatcgtaatagccgaacctcataaatgtgctaggttcgtcccatattatgattatcgaatacgccgaacccctatgcatctctatctgtgactagattcggcttgaaatttcatgtcgaactgttcatatacacttacaggaagcttttgcaaagaacagttcggctaaaaacgcaactcaattttgagccgaaaccaacactgtaaccgtcatttaatcgatgaaaaacaacaaataggagattgggtttgtaaaacttactttcttatcctcatttccggagttggagatgcagttggttcaatttctggttcaattggtggttgattttcagtttctacaccttcatcctcaattggttcttcttcttcaattgatggattagaagacgatttggtttgcctagtccctgcttttctttgtacgagtcattatgtggttgagtttaatcgacgatcaaatttttacgaatcgacaattaatcacgatgatgaatttttttttttcgcaggagggggaagagttcggttagaggaggaggaagaagaagagatgataaGGGAAactaattttggttttttagaaaactgattttagatttttgtattaagggtatataggtaattgaactaccaataggataccccttataaggtcaccaaGATGAGACTGttattttgtatgcctagaaagatttaggtatgcccaaaatcagggttcttcaAATGCAGCAGAAGTCAAGATTTTTAATAGGTAGTTTTGTACTACCAGAAGCAGCAGAATTCAATCCCGGAAGGTAGAAGCAGAAAACACATTTTGTTTCTCAGAAAATTGAAAGATGACTAGATATTAGAAGCAGAAATCAACCCAAAATTCCAAACATCATGAGCAGAAAATTGggtttgaataaaaaaaaatccttttaacttttaaaagcaaaaaatatgaaaaacaaaaattaaattggTAATAAATTTTGAGACAGGAGTCTAGAAGAAAAGCAACTTTTTGTGCAATAATTTTTTTAGTTTGGCCTAACTGAAACAGAGGTAGTAAATTTTGTTGCTGCGAAGTCATTTTTTGTTTGGGTTCCAATTAACTTTATCTTGAAATCAGAAAATAACTTCCAAAATAGTATTCAAACATGCTATTAATAAGTCAAAAAGTAACTCGTCCAGATAGGCTCAATTACTGCTTGCATGCACCATTGCAGGATTCATATTGTTCTACCACCTCCGTTCTAGGAAAAGTGACACTTTCTCTTTTTCTGAAATAGAATGGGTTTATAAAACCattatttatttgatttgaaAATGTAAAGCCTTCTTAGTGATTTATGACATTCACAACTTAAATCAAGCAGTCAAGAAGGGATGAAGACTGAGTTATGGTGGTTTAAATCAAGCAGTCAAGAAGGGATGAAGACTGAGTTATGGTGGTTAATGGGCTTTCCAGTACAAGTTAACCCAGAGATAAAATCAGCAAACCAATTCTTAAGAGTTCAGACGCTGCTACACTACAGAAGCTACTAATTCACACCAAAAACAGTTCAAACTAGTTACACTCAACTAAAACACCTTCCGTAGGACAGGTTTCATTCAAGAAATTGCTTTCTGGAGCCAATATTTCTTGAGAAGCTTTTTTCTCCGATGAAATCTTGGCTTCAGCTTTCCTGATCTCACTAATTACCTTCGAAGTTTCTCCATGAAGTTCTTCTTTTCTTGCCAATAGATCAACGTATTTCACCTGCGTTGCATCCAGTTCTTTTTCGTGGAATTCAACTTTTTGACGTATCCCAGATGAGGCCTTCC
This portion of the Papaver somniferum cultivar HN1 chromosome 11, ASM357369v1, whole genome shotgun sequence genome encodes:
- the LOC113322435 gene encoding uncharacterized protein LOC113322435; this encodes MATSVSYIRAFIGQLFWKLTCMIDFMYGKMGDGCEDGQSARKVRGPTTLKFLDNLRPGERFQVESWLNQPVGPSSSYMSTYISHLAKDGNNLPLTIQHWTQMPAASVLKAMVEVKKVFDCPDDLNGWIRAKLQDRWKYHKHAVKKEGFYKYTTQEERLANRPKDVVESQWGPLVEYWQNPKQEALSAMMREIKSKQTVHQSTGSKSHVKYAAELEAKLKRPPTAQEIYNATHAKRKKQMVAFEQKPSQQTSENSSSRQNDAILQCADPDFMTPISSPKEMKMSAKLSGSRERNTVSTDKHEYRLRSRSNSIPTSLIPVIQESVTEDSADSMQAESDESLEGFGSDSTPITKLSRMADGNQRSRKIRGLKFLDTLRSGQRLKVESWLNSPVGPNSTSLATYISHLAKDGDRFPLTISHWTQMPAVFVLNAILEIKKVFDYPDDLDDWLRAKLNDRWKYHKHAVKKEGFYKYTTQEERLANRPKDVVESQWGPLVEYWQNPKQEERSAMMREIKSRQTVHQSTGSKSHVKYAAELEAKLKRPPTAQEIYDATHAKRKKQKVAFEQKPSQQVSEDSSTRKNDAIVQHAGQDFMTPVSSSKEMKMSAKLSGSRERNTVFTNKHEYRLRSRSNSTPTSLIPVIQESVTEDSEDNMQAESDESLEGYGSDSTPIKKLSRMADGNQRANKIRGLKFLDTLQPGQRLQVQSWLNSPVGPNSTSLATYISHLAKDGNRFPLTVSHWTQMPAVSVLNAILEVKKVFDYPDDLDDWIRAKLNDRWRNHKHFVKKDGFYKYKTQEERLAHRPEDVVESQWGPLVEYWQNPHQEEKCAKAKASKSKQTVQQSSGCKAHVKYAKELEAKLKRPPTAQEIYDATHAKRKSPVSSKKMKMSAEASGSWEINTVSAKNPVHLPLSRCNSISTSPVPLIQAYVTEDDEDNMQVKSDESEDSEDNMQAESDEFEDNEDNMQAESDEFEDNEDNMQAESDESREGFGSVGEPVDAARTTSSAEPVEAAKTTSYATTVVSNLVSISTPKDISSPLVGSTSVSGRGSDEEFEFIDNFKIPKEYAVLYKKIFDKYGHMATKKVIKSNDTVLVACVTSLLKIISTMETARGSDLSDALLESWDGDIEDVENLGFNIKWLRDKFDEVKNNWKSSSGLRKKVEINQKKLDTKQVKHASLLARKEELQRETSKVITEIKRSEAEISTEKKAIQEKLGPECNFLNEPILGKLLS